AAGGTCATCTTCCTTTCTAAAACTACGGAACTCGGAGTACCAGAGTAACAGAGAAAAGCCAGAGAGAATATTTTCGAGGATTGGACTCTTGTTCAATCCTCGTGATCCGTCTGTTTCCCTCTGTTACTCTGCTTACGCTGTGTTTCGTTTATTCTTTTACTCCCAGCATACTGCTTTTTTAATCGATTTTCTAGAAATACATAATTAAAATGCATCAAAACAATAGAAATGATGCATTGGACGAACTTCTTTAGGAGGAGTAAGCTAAGAGTAAGGAATGTGTTTTGGAGGCGGAGATTGTGGGGTTGGATCGAGGGAACCGTAACTATTGGCGCGCCTTAGCCGCGCTGTTTATGGGCAGCTTTGTGGAGTTTGCCCTTTTGTACGTGACACAGCCGCTTTTACCGGCGTTGACGGCGGATTTTTCGTTGTCCCCTTCGGTGGCTAGCCTGTCGGTTTCGCTGACGACCGGTGCGATGGCGATAGCGCTTTTACCTTTGGCGGCGGTGTTCAGCCGCCTGAAGCGCAAGCCAACTATGTTATCGGCCATGTTGGGCGCGTCACTGCTGGCGATTGCTTCCGGCTGCAGCCCTAACTTTGAGCTGCTCTTAGTCTGTCGGGCTTTACAGGGCATGTTGATGGCGGCGTTTCCCGCTGCGGCGATGGCGTACGTAAATGAAGAATTTGAGTCGTCCGGTGTGGGTCTAGCTATGGGCATTTATATTGCCGGTACGTCCATTGGCGGTTTGGGTGGACGCCTTTTGGTGAGCTTGCTATCGGACTTTATGTCTTGGCGGACAGCGCTTTTGGTCATGGGCGGGTTCTGCTTGCTCCTGGCGGTCTGTTTCTTTTGGCTGCTGCCGAAAGCCCAAAGTCGCAGAAGCGCGGCGACGAAGCAGCCGGGATTGCTGGCGTCCTTGCCGGCTTTACTAAAAACGCAGGGGATTTTCCCTTTATATCTTGTGGGCTTTGTAGCATTGGGCTCGTTTGTAGCCTTGTACAACTATATAGGTTATGTATTGTTGGCAGCGCCGTATTCTTTTAGTCAGAGCCAAGTGGGAGCCGTATTTCTCTTGTATTTATTGGGGACGGTTAGCTCCATGGTTTCTGG
This genomic window from uncultured Anaeromusa sp. contains:
- a CDS encoding MFS transporter, producing the protein MGLDRGNRNYWRALAALFMGSFVEFALLYVTQPLLPALTADFSLSPSVASLSVSLTTGAMAIALLPLAAVFSRLKRKPTMLSAMLGASLLAIASGCSPNFELLLVCRALQGMLMAAFPAAAMAYVNEEFESSGVGLAMGIYIAGTSIGGLGGRLLVSLLSDFMSWRTALLVMGGFCLLLAVCFFWLLPKAQSRRSAATKQPGLLASLPALLKTQGIFPLYLVGFVALGSFVALYNYIGYVLLAAPYSFSQSQVGAVFLLYLLGTVSSMVSGGQVDRRGPGPVLVTGLLMMLGGALLSLGTPLSCKLGGLGLFTCGFFTTHATASGWVGRLCRGDKAQAASLYLFFYYFGASVIGTGSGVFLDSAGWPGVIAVTGVLLSGALWLAWRQWRYLR